TCGTTCAAGTAGATAATCCCGTTCGAGTAATTCCTGAAACCGCTCCTGATAAAAGTTTCCGAGCAACCATTGATTTCATTGAACCTTTTTATCGAAAAGACAGCAAAACATTAACTGCAAGGGTAAATTTCAACAACGAATCACTGCAAATTCCCGTTGGCAGTCAGGTAAAAGCAGTCATTTTCGGCAATACTAAAGAGGCATACTGGCTTCCCAAAAATGCTGTAGTTTCACTCGGCTTAGACAAAGTTGCTTTTTTAAAGGAAAACGGTGGTTTTCGCGCACATAAAATCATTACGGGTATTACGCATGACAACCACATTCAGGTAATTAGCGGTTTATCCCCTCAGGATTCGGTGGCAATAAATGCCCAATATCTTATGGATAGTGAAAGTTTTATAAAAGTAAATGAGTAGTTATGAGGCATATTTTAAAAATAATTATTGCACTATTATTGGTATCATGTAATAGTAAGAAGGATGAAAAAGCAAAAGAACAGGATATGTATTACACTTGTTCAATGGACCCACAGGTCATTGAGCACAAGCCTGGAAAATGCCCTATCTGTAAAATGGATTTAACACCTGTTAAGAAAAGTGAAGGTGAAAAATCGGATGAGATAAAATTGAGCGAACAGCAAATTCAGTTGGGCAATATTAAATACGATACCCTTTTTAAGGGTACCATCGATGACAAGCTGGTGCTTACCGCAACGCTCAACTTTGATCAGGTCAATACAACTTCGGTTAGCTCGAGAGTAATGGGTAGAATCGAGAGACTATATTTTAAAAATCTCGGTGATTATGTAAAGAAAGGGAGTCCGCTTTTTGACCTGTACAGTGAAGAACTTAGCAATGCACAGCAGGAATACATCCTGGCAATAGAACGAAAGAAAATTTTGGACAATACCGTTATTGACTTTAATCAGCTCATACAAAGCGCTAAGCACAAATTACAATTATGGGGTATGAACGAAGCACAGATAAATGAATTAGTCAAAAGTAAAAAAGCCCCCCCTGTCACAACTTTCTACAGCAAAGCTAGCGGCATTATTACCGAGTTTGCGGTAAAGGAAGGAGATTATATCAATGAAGGAGGGACCGTATTTAAACTGGCAGATATTTCAACCCTTTGGGCAGAAGCTCAGGTGTACACCTATCAATTATCGGAGATTGCTAGGGCCAGTGAAGCCATTGTGCAAATACCGGATTTAAATAACAAAGAAATTCGTGGCAGAATAGAATTTATAAATCCTGAAATCAATCCGGATACGAGAATTAATCTTATTAGAGTTTCCATTCCCAATACCGAAAACCAGTTAAAACCAGGAATGCCGGCCTACGTTTTACTAAAAAGCCAGCTACGAAAATCATTAACATTGCCTATTGATGCGGTAATTAGAGATGGTAAAGGTGCTACTGTATGGGTAAAAACCGGTAATAATACCTTTAAAAGTAAAATGGTAGAAACAGGTTTAGAAACGGGAGACAGGATAGAGATTAAATCGGGGTTGAAAGCCGGAGATGTGATAGTGATAACTGGCGCATATCTACTGCACAGCGAATATATTTTCAAAAAAGGAATCAACCCGATGGAAGGCCATGATATGAATAAAATGTAATTTTAACAACTTGAAATAAGTAAACGATAAATATGAAAATCAAAATCTATATCGCCATGACTCTTGTAGCAGGAGTATTGGCCGCTTGTAATCAACAAACCAAAAAAGAAGAAAGTCATGAAGGTCACCAACACGCTAATCATGAAGGACACGACCATGATACAACCGCGCAAAATACTTCGCCTGCCGGACCAAGTTTTAACAGTGACGAACTAACCAATGTTTATGCACACTATACCCACCTGAAAAATAATTTAGTGGCTTCAAACGAGGCAGAATCCAAAACAGCAGCTACAGCACTTAAAACTGCTACTGATGCCTTAAAAGATGCCGATCTGGTAAAAGCAGCATCAGTTACTGCATCAGCTAATGATTTAGAAGGAATCCGAGCATCGCTTAATGATTTGAGCAAGCAGCTTGAGCGTGTCATTAAAAGGGAAGGTTTAAAAAATGGAGAGGTTTACGTGGAGTTTTGTCCTATGGCGAATAATGACAAAGGAGGTTTTTGGTTATCAAACAGCAAGGAAATTCAAAATCCTTACTACGGTGAGCAGATGATGAAATGCGGCCGTATTGAAGAAACATTGAAATAAAAGTTTTTATAAATGAAAGGCTGTTCCATTGGACAGCCTTTCATTTATTTATGAATTAATCATTTGTTTAAATCTTTTGATTAATTCAAAAAATCTGTGAACATTTGTATCATCCAGCTCTTAAATGTAATGGGCAAACAAATACAGAAACCAGACCATTCAACGGAAGAAAAAATTAAAGCCGCAGCTCAAAAGCTGTTTACCCAAAAAGGTTATGCTGCCACCAAAACCCGCGATATTGCTACAGAAGCGGACATCAACCTGGCTCTGCTTAATTATTACTTCCGTAGTAAGGCAGCATTATTTGAGCTCATCATGGCCGATCATTTTCAACAATTTATTCAGGGTGCTGTTGCTGTTCTAAATCAAGAACAAACGTCATTTAAAGAGAAAATTGAACGCCTGATTAATTATTACATCGACATGCTGATTCGGCAGCCTGATATGCCATTATTTGTATTAAGTGAATTGAGAAACGGCCCGGAAAATTTGATCCTGAAAATGGGTATAAAAACACATATCAAAGAATCATTATTTCTGAAACAATTTAACCAAGCTAAACAGAATGGTGAAATTGCCAACATTCATCACTTACACCTTTTATCTAATATGCTTGGATTAACTATCTTTCCTTTTATAGTGAATCCAATTATAAAAGACATAAACGATATTGATCAGCAAGAGTTTAATGCTTTTATGCTTGAAAGAAAGAAACTTATCCCACTGTGGATAGAAGCCATTTTAAAACCGCAAACTCAACAATAACCGGAAGTAATTCATCAACATACATGAAAATCTCATCAATACTTGGATTTAGTTTAATAATACTGACATCATGCAACAGGGGTTCAAACGATTTTGATGCGTCCGGATCTTTTGAAGCAGTTGAAACCATTATTTCTGCTGAAGCAAGCGGAACCATCAAACAATTAAACCTTGAGGAAGGAAGTCAGCTGCAAGCCGGTCAAACCATTGGATATATTGACAGCACTCAGCTTTATTTAAAGAAAAGGCAATTAGAAAGTCAGGCCAGGGCTGTTAATGCCAAATTGCCGGATATAGTTACACAAACCGCCGCCTACAAACAGCAATTGGCTGTAACCGAAAGTCAGTTAAAAACGCAGTATCGGGAGCGCCAGCGCATTCAAAATTTGGTAAACGCCGAGGCGGTTCCTACCAAGCAGCTTGATGACGTCAATGCCCAAATTGATGTATTGGAAAAACAACTGAAAGTAATACGTGAGCAAGACGCCGCACAACATTCAATGCTTTCTACACAAACCAAGGGATTAAAGGGAGATGTAAATCCCATTTTAATTCAAATTGAGCAAGTAAATGATCAATTGGCAAAAAGCAAGATTATAAACCCCTTAACAGGTACCGTTTTGGTAAAATATGCCGAAGTAAACGAAATGGCTTCGCCCGGCAAGGCTCTTTATAAAATTGCAGACTTAACCTACCTTAATTTAAGGGCTTATATTACTGGGGATCAACTTTCTAAAGTTAAGTTAAACCAGAAAGTTAAAGTATTAACTGATGATGGTCCGGATAAATACAAAGAACACGAAGGGGTAATTATTTGGGTAAATGACAAAGCTGAGTTCACCCCAAAAACTATCCAAACCAAAGAAGAGCGCGCCAACTTGGTGTATGCAATAAAAATCCATGTAAAAAATGATGGAGCCTTAAAGATTGGAATGTACGGAGAGGTAAAATTTCAATAATTCAATTAAACTATGGTAACCCTTCAATGTTTAACCAAAACTTATAACAAAGGCAGCGTGTTAGCCGTTGACGGGGTTTCTTTTACCGTTAACCCAGGTGAACTTTTCGGGTTAATTGGGCCGGATGGGGCCGGGAAAACCAGCATTTTCAGAATGCTTACCACTCTGCTTTTACCCGATAGTGGCTCAGCCACGGTGGATGGCTTTGAGATTGTCAAAGACTACAAATCCATCCGGAATAGAGTTGGTTATATGCCTGGACGGTTTTCACTTTACCAAGATTTGAGTGTAGAGGAAAACCTAAACTTCTTTGCTACTATTTTTGGAACGACCATTGAAGAAAACTATGAACTAATTAAGGATATCTACATTCAGCTTGAACCATTTAAAACCCGAAGAGCAGGCAAATTATCCGGCGGGATGAAGCAAAAATTAGCTTTATGCTGTGCTTTGATACATAAACCTACTTTGCTTTTCTTAGATGAACCCACAACAGGTGTTGATGCTGTTTCTCGCAAGGAGTTTTGGGAAATGTTAAAACGTTTAAAAACGCAAGGCATTACCATATTGGTTTCAACGCCGTATATGGATGAAGCTAATCTGTGCGATAGAATTGCCTTGATCCAATCCGGAAAAATTCTTTCAATAGACACTCCCCAAAATATTGTAAAAGCGTATAAAGGAAACCTGTTTGCAATAAAATCTGATTCTATGTTTCATTTATTAACTCACCTGAGAAACTATGACCATACAGAAGCCTGCTTCGCTTTTGGAGAGTATATTCATATTTCATTTAAAGATGGAATAATTGATCCTAAACCTGCAGTTCTTGATTATTTAAGAAATTATGGTCATACGGAAATTGATATAAAACTTATAAAACCGACTATTGAAGACTGTTTTATAAAACTAATGACCGGCTCCGTCGCTATGACAAAGGAATAATCTTAACTCCAATAAACTCCCAATATGCAACCCGTTATCAAGGCCAATAAGTTGAGTAAACGTTTCGGAGATTTCACTGCGGTGAATGAGATTTCGTTTGAAGTAACACCAGGAGAAATTTTCGGATTCTTAGGAGCTAATGGTGCCGGAAAAACCACTGCTATGCGTATGCTTTGCGGGCTATCAATACCAACTTCGGGAGAGGCCAATGTTGCGGGCTTTGACGTTTACAAGCAAACTGAAAAAATTAAACAAAGCATCGGATATATGAGTCAGAAGTTCTCATTATATGAAGATCTTACCGTAATGGAAAATATTCGTTTCTATGGTGGTATTTATGGTTTATCCGACCAAAACTTGAAAGACAAAAGCGAATCGTTGATTAATCGGTTGGGCTTACAAAATGAAACTCAAAAACTAGTGGGATCATTACCATTGGGCTGGAAACAAAAGCTCTCATTTTCAGTTGCAGTGCTTCATCAACCTAAAATAGTCTTTCTTGACGAACCAACAGGTGGAGTTGATCCAGTAACTCGCCGTCAGTTTTGGGATTTGATTTATGAAGTAGCCGATCAGGGCATAACCGTTTTCGTAACCACACATTATATGGACGAAGCCGAATACTGCAACCGCGTTTCAATAATGGTGGATGGCCGAATCGAAGCTTTAGATACACCGATTGGTTTAAAGGAAAGTTTTTCAGCACAATCAATGGACGAAGTGTTTTACGAATTGGCCAGAGGTGCGAAACGAAATGAATAAAACAGGCAATTCTTCTAACATTAAAGGTATGAAACAGTTCTTCAGCTTTGTAAAAAAAGAATTTTACCATATTTGGCGAGATAGACGGACAATGTTTATCCTATTGGGAATGCCGATTGTCCAAATCGTCATCTTTGGTTTTGCTTTAACAAATGAAGTCAAAAACTCAAAAATTGCTGTATTAGACAATGCTAAAGATGAAACCAGCATTAGTTTAATTGACGAAATTAATGCGAGCAAGTATTTTGAAGTAGCTAAAAACCTTCATTCATACCATGATATTGAAAAAGCATTTCAATCAGGCACAATTAAAATGGCAGTTGTATTCCCTGATAGGTTCAGCGAAGATCTTCATCATTTAAATCATGCTCAAATTCAATTGATAGCTGATGCGTCCGACCCTAACTTGGCAAATATTCTTACGAATTATGCATCTTCTATCATCCGCGATTATCAAAAAAAATTAAATCCTAACATTCATACCCCGTTTACCATTACCACTGAAATGCGCATGCTTTACAACCCTCAGCTAAAGGGTGCCTACAATTTTGTTCCCGGAGTAATGGCAATGGTACTTTTATTGGTTTGTACTATGATGACAGCTATAACCATTGTAAAAGAAAAGGAAACGGGAACCATGGAAATTATGCTTGTTTCGCCAATGAAGCCACTTATGGTAATTGTGGCAAAAGCCATCCCCTATCTCTTGCTGTCCATCATAAATATTATCAGCATTTTATGCTTAAGTGTATTTGTATTGGAGGTACCCATTAACGGAAGCATTGTTTTACTTGTTGCTGAAAGCATTCTATTTATACTGGTTTGTTTATCATTAGGATTATTAATTTCAAGCGCAGCCGATTCGCAGCAAACCGCGATGTTCATTTCTTTAGTAGCATTGTTCTTACCAACGGTAATGCTAAGTGGCTTTATGTTTCCGGTTGAAAACATGCCGGTTCCACTTCGTATAGTGTCAAACATAGTTCCTGCAAAATGGTACTACAGCATAGTAAAATCGGTTATGATTAAGGGCTTAGGGATTACTGCAATTTGGAAAGAAACGCTAATTCTTCTGGGTATGATGTTCTTTTTGATAACCTTAGCCATCAAAAAATTTAAAGTACGACTGGCATGAGAACACTGAAGTTTTTACTTGAAAAAGAATTTAGGCAGATATTCCGAGATCCGTCCATTATCCGCATTATTTTTATCATGCCTGTAATTCAGTTGATGATATTGCCGTGGGCTGCTGATTATGAAATAAAAGATATCAAACTAAGTGTTATTGACTTCGATCATTCTCCTTATTCACAAAAGTTGGTCAATAAAATCACTTCCTCCGGCTATTTTAAATTGATGGATTATTCTAAATCTTATCAATCGGCGCTAAACCAGGTTGAAAATGATCAAGCCGATTTGCTTTTGGAGATACCGGAGTCATTTGAAAAAAATCTAGTCAAAGAGAACGAATCCAAGGTTTTCATGGCCTTAAATGCCATTAACGGAGTAAAAGCTAATCTGGGAGGCTCTTACCTTAACAGTATTATAAGGGATTTCAATAACGAAATAAGACTGGAATGGGTACAACCCAAACGACTCAACGAACAGCCTACTATAGAGATAACATCCTCCAACTGGTTTAACCCGTTGTTGAATTACAAGTACTTCATGGTTCCGGGTATATTGGTTATACTCCTCACCATGATTGGCTCTAATTTAACTGCTATTAATATTGTGCGTGAAAAAGAAATAGGCACTATTGAGCAAATCAACGTTACGCCAATTAAAAAACATCATTTCTTATTAGGGAAATTGATTCCATTTTGGCTTTTAGGCATGCTTGTTCTCACATTAGGGCTGGGCATCTCCTGGTTGGTTTACGGAATCATTCCTTTGGGCAGCTATTTTACCATCTACATTTTTGCTGCAGTTTACCTTTTGTGCGTTTTAGGCTTAGGATTACTGATATCTACTTATGCTGGTACACAACAACAAGCCATGCTTATTTCTTTCTTCCTGATGATGGTTTTTATCCTTTTAGGAGGTTTGTACACTTCAATTGACTCTATGCCTCATTGGGCTCAAGTGATAACAAAATTCAATCCTGTAGCTTATTTTATCGACGTAATGCGAATGGTCGTTTTAAAAGGAAGTAGTATTAGAGATATCAGTTATCATTTTGGCATAATGATTCTATTTGCTTTGTTTTTTAATAGTTGGGCTATTTGGAACTATAGAAAAACATCATAGCTATTCATCCAAAGCAAAAATCTTTTTAAGCTTCAAGAAGGTTCTTGCTTTAAGTAGTACCATCCTTGTTCTTTTTTCCATTCATATAATAACTCAATGCCCCTGAAGGACATCGCTTAACCTGATCAATAATCTTCTGTGTATCAGCTCCTAAAATAGAAATCCATGGACGGCGTCTAGGATCAAATACCTGAGGCAATCCCTTAAAGCAAATACCTGAATGAATGCATTTTGCATTTTGCCATACTACGGTTACTTCTCCATTGGTATATTCTTTTTTTAAATTCTGCTTCTCCATATTAATATTTTATTGAGGTATTAATATTGATTGGGTGTGTTAACAAATTATGAATCGGGCATGAATTGGCAATTGCTATCAAATGCTGAAGCTTGTCATAATCCACTTGCTTGCTTACCGAAACAAACCGTACAATATTAGTGGTTAAGTTACCATGATCGTTATTGTGCTCCAAACAAACCTGAACGTTTATTTCACCAACATCCCAGCTTTTATGCTGCACATACATTCTCAGGGTAATTGCTGTACATGTTGCCAAACTGCTCATTAAAAATTCTGCAGGGGCAGGACCCTGGTCTTTGCCTCCAACTTGCTCAGGCTCATCAGCAACTAATAAATGATTATTAATTTGAAGCATGGTTTTATAATTATCGTTACCAATAATAGCCGTAACCGTTTTTAACGCTTTGGCGATATTTTTCTCCATATTTGTTAAGCCTCTATTATAAATTTAAGAGTTCTTCGTTATTTTTTTGTTAGCTTTTTGCTAACCCATCTAAAAAACGTACGAAAAGTTATCTTTGATAGCAACCTGCTTAAAATCAAAACTGAAAAACTAAATATTCATTCACAGAAAGCTATTAAAAGTATTGGCGCGGTTTATGATGAACATTTCGTCAAGAGATGTTCCTGGTCAGGAAGGGTTAGAAATACGGTTAATTTTAGAATTATCAATTCACACTGGCCGCAAATTAAAACATATCACTAATTAATGCTTTATCACTATGAGGATTCACTATTTTCAGCACGTACCATTTGAAGGACTTGGTTTTATTGAAACCTGGATTAATGAAAAAGGATTTCAGCTTTCACATACCAAGTTTTTTGAGAACGAATTAATGCCTGATCTGAACGAAATTGATTGGCTAATTGTAATGGGTGGCCCAATGGGGGTTTATGACGAGGAACAATATCCATGGTTAAAAGCTGAAAAAGAATTTATCCTACAAGCAATTAAAGCCGATAAAATTGTTCTAGGTATATGCCTCGGTGCGCAATTAATTGCTGAATCTCTGGGCGCTAAAGTTTACCCGAATAAGTTTAAGGAAATTGGATGGTTTCCGGTTGAGGTGTTTGAAGCCACACATAAATTCAATTTCCCCCAAAATAGAATCACTGTTTTTCATTGGCATGGTGACACCTTTGATATGCCGGAAGGAGCAACATTAGCTGCAAGTTCACGTGCTTGTATTAATCAGGCTTTTCGTTTTAAGAAAAATGTTGTTGGTCTTCAGTTCCATTTAGAGACAACCAGTGAGTCACTTTATGCAATGATTGAAAACTGTGGAGACGAACTGATTTCAAACGCATTTATTCAATCTGCAGCCCAAATAATAAATAATACTGACAACTATTTGGAACATAATCACAATGCAATGCGCTTAATTTTAAAATACCTTGAAGAAGTAAAGACTGTGGAGGTTTGACTAAATTACTGATAACCACCACACTTTTCAATCTTAAATAGTCAGCAATTTAGCAATGTTTCATTCCGGCTATCAATTACATTCAGTCTGCATTTCTCCTACAAGTCTACCTAGTACTCCCAATGCATTTTCAATTTCAGGAGTAAACTGATTACAGTAGCCAATCCGAATAAAGTGCTGATGCCGCTTTTGCGCAGAAAAAATTGAACCCGGGAGAATCGCAATTCCATGAGCTAAAGCTTTGCCTTGCAGGATTGTGGTATCTATTTCAGAAGGCAACTCAATCCACATTACGTGGCCTCCTTGCGGATCCGTTACTTTTGTCCCCTCTGGAAAATATCTAAATATAGCTTCCCTGTATTTTCGCATTTGAATATGG
Above is a window of Solitalea lacus DNA encoding:
- a CDS encoding efflux RND transporter periplasmic adaptor subunit, whose translation is MRHILKIIIALLLVSCNSKKDEKAKEQDMYYTCSMDPQVIEHKPGKCPICKMDLTPVKKSEGEKSDEIKLSEQQIQLGNIKYDTLFKGTIDDKLVLTATLNFDQVNTTSVSSRVMGRIERLYFKNLGDYVKKGSPLFDLYSEELSNAQQEYILAIERKKILDNTVIDFNQLIQSAKHKLQLWGMNEAQINELVKSKKAPPVTTFYSKASGIITEFAVKEGDYINEGGTVFKLADISTLWAEAQVYTYQLSEIARASEAIVQIPDLNNKEIRGRIEFINPEINPDTRINLIRVSIPNTENQLKPGMPAYVLLKSQLRKSLTLPIDAVIRDGKGATVWVKTGNNTFKSKMVETGLETGDRIEIKSGLKAGDVIVITGAYLLHSEYIFKKGINPMEGHDMNKM
- a CDS encoding DUF3347 domain-containing protein encodes the protein MKIKIYIAMTLVAGVLAACNQQTKKEESHEGHQHANHEGHDHDTTAQNTSPAGPSFNSDELTNVYAHYTHLKNNLVASNEAESKTAATALKTATDALKDADLVKAASVTASANDLEGIRASLNDLSKQLERVIKREGLKNGEVYVEFCPMANNDKGGFWLSNSKEIQNPYYGEQMMKCGRIEETLK
- a CDS encoding TetR/AcrR family transcriptional regulator, producing MGKQIQKPDHSTEEKIKAAAQKLFTQKGYAATKTRDIATEADINLALLNYYFRSKAALFELIMADHFQQFIQGAVAVLNQEQTSFKEKIERLINYYIDMLIRQPDMPLFVLSELRNGPENLILKMGIKTHIKESLFLKQFNQAKQNGEIANIHHLHLLSNMLGLTIFPFIVNPIIKDINDIDQQEFNAFMLERKKLIPLWIEAILKPQTQQ
- a CDS encoding HlyD family secretion protein, whose protein sequence is MKISSILGFSLIILTSCNRGSNDFDASGSFEAVETIISAEASGTIKQLNLEEGSQLQAGQTIGYIDSTQLYLKKRQLESQARAVNAKLPDIVTQTAAYKQQLAVTESQLKTQYRERQRIQNLVNAEAVPTKQLDDVNAQIDVLEKQLKVIREQDAAQHSMLSTQTKGLKGDVNPILIQIEQVNDQLAKSKIINPLTGTVLVKYAEVNEMASPGKALYKIADLTYLNLRAYITGDQLSKVKLNQKVKVLTDDGPDKYKEHEGVIIWVNDKAEFTPKTIQTKEERANLVYAIKIHVKNDGALKIGMYGEVKFQ
- a CDS encoding ABC transporter ATP-binding protein, which produces MVTLQCLTKTYNKGSVLAVDGVSFTVNPGELFGLIGPDGAGKTSIFRMLTTLLLPDSGSATVDGFEIVKDYKSIRNRVGYMPGRFSLYQDLSVEENLNFFATIFGTTIEENYELIKDIYIQLEPFKTRRAGKLSGGMKQKLALCCALIHKPTLLFLDEPTTGVDAVSRKEFWEMLKRLKTQGITILVSTPYMDEANLCDRIALIQSGKILSIDTPQNIVKAYKGNLFAIKSDSMFHLLTHLRNYDHTEACFAFGEYIHISFKDGIIDPKPAVLDYLRNYGHTEIDIKLIKPTIEDCFIKLMTGSVAMTKE
- a CDS encoding ABC transporter ATP-binding protein, which produces MQPVIKANKLSKRFGDFTAVNEISFEVTPGEIFGFLGANGAGKTTAMRMLCGLSIPTSGEANVAGFDVYKQTEKIKQSIGYMSQKFSLYEDLTVMENIRFYGGIYGLSDQNLKDKSESLINRLGLQNETQKLVGSLPLGWKQKLSFSVAVLHQPKIVFLDEPTGGVDPVTRRQFWDLIYEVADQGITVFVTTHYMDEAEYCNRVSIMVDGRIEALDTPIGLKESFSAQSMDEVFYELARGAKRNE
- a CDS encoding ABC transporter permease: MKQFFSFVKKEFYHIWRDRRTMFILLGMPIVQIVIFGFALTNEVKNSKIAVLDNAKDETSISLIDEINASKYFEVAKNLHSYHDIEKAFQSGTIKMAVVFPDRFSEDLHHLNHAQIQLIADASDPNLANILTNYASSIIRDYQKKLNPNIHTPFTITTEMRMLYNPQLKGAYNFVPGVMAMVLLLVCTMMTAITIVKEKETGTMEIMLVSPMKPLMVIVAKAIPYLLLSIINIISILCLSVFVLEVPINGSIVLLVAESILFILVCLSLGLLISSAADSQQTAMFISLVALFLPTVMLSGFMFPVENMPVPLRIVSNIVPAKWYYSIVKSVMIKGLGITAIWKETLILLGMMFFLITLAIKKFKVRLA
- a CDS encoding ABC transporter permease, translating into MRTLKFLLEKEFRQIFRDPSIIRIIFIMPVIQLMILPWAADYEIKDIKLSVIDFDHSPYSQKLVNKITSSGYFKLMDYSKSYQSALNQVENDQADLLLEIPESFEKNLVKENESKVFMALNAINGVKANLGGSYLNSIIRDFNNEIRLEWVQPKRLNEQPTIEITSSNWFNPLLNYKYFMVPGILVILLTMIGSNLTAINIVREKEIGTIEQINVTPIKKHHFLLGKLIPFWLLGMLVLTLGLGISWLVYGIIPLGSYFTIYIFAAVYLLCVLGLGLLISTYAGTQQQAMLISFFLMMVFILLGGLYTSIDSMPHWAQVITKFNPVAYFIDVMRMVVLKGSSIRDISYHFGIMILFALFFNSWAIWNYRKTS
- a CDS encoding (4Fe-4S)-binding protein, which produces MEKQNLKKEYTNGEVTVVWQNAKCIHSGICFKGLPQVFDPRRRPWISILGADTQKIIDQVKRCPSGALSYYMNGKKNKDGTT
- a CDS encoding OsmC family protein — protein: MEKNIAKALKTVTAIIGNDNYKTMLQINNHLLVADEPEQVGGKDQGPAPAEFLMSSLATCTAITLRMYVQHKSWDVGEINVQVCLEHNNDHGNLTTNIVRFVSVSKQVDYDKLQHLIAIANSCPIHNLLTHPININTSIKY
- a CDS encoding type 1 glutamine amidotransferase; translation: MRIHYFQHVPFEGLGFIETWINEKGFQLSHTKFFENELMPDLNEIDWLIVMGGPMGVYDEEQYPWLKAEKEFILQAIKADKIVLGICLGAQLIAESLGAKVYPNKFKEIGWFPVEVFEATHKFNFPQNRITVFHWHGDTFDMPEGATLAASSRACINQAFRFKKNVVGLQFHLETTSESLYAMIENCGDELISNAFIQSAAQIINNTDNYLEHNHNAMRLILKYLEEVKTVEV